A DNA window from Pyrus communis chromosome 3, drPyrComm1.1, whole genome shotgun sequence contains the following coding sequences:
- the LOC137729372 gene encoding uncharacterized protein isoform X1 — MYADREEADNKLSAKDRLNGSFSYDSDRRRQIAGKSISFRRQRQDDKWEHDLYEDDPQVSSRKVDARDLRLKLQRKVFKNSGTRSFSGVRDLREKLSGTMNPQPMNTDPPKPKVEAAKPARRSIAFGTSAAESTKVANPAPRKKASQKAGPSVDEFLTSLDLEKYSITFQAEEVDMTALVHMTDEDLKALGIPMGPRKKILLALESRV; from the exons ATGTATGCTGATCGAGAGGAAGCTGATAACAAGTTGTCCGCAAAGGACCGCCTCAATGGCAGCTTCAGTTATGACTCTGATCGCCGTAGACAAATAGCCGGAAAGAG CATATCCTTTCGCAGGCAGAGACAAGATGACAAGTGGGAGCATGATCTATACGAGGATGATCCTCAAGTTTCAA GTCGGAAAGTCGATGCTCGAGACCTTCGATTGAAGCTCCAAAGGAaagttttcaaaaatagtgGAACTCGATCCTTTTCAGGTGTAAGGGACCTACGCGAAAAGCTATCTGGTACTATGAATCCACAACCAATGAACACTGATCCACCAAAACCGAAAGTGGAGGCTGCCAAACCAGCCAGGAGAAGTATTGCTTTTGGCACCTCTGCAGCGGAGAGTACAAAAGTTGCCAACCCAGCTCCTAGAAAGAAGGCTTCACAGAAG GCTGGTCCATCAGTGGATGAATTTTTGACATCCTTGGATCTTGAAAAATACTCCATCACATTTCAGGCAGAGGAA GTTGATATGACAGCTCTTGTGCACATGACTGATGAGGACCTCAAGGCTCTAGGAATACCGATG
- the LOC137729372 gene encoding uncharacterized protein isoform X2 yields MYADREEADNKLSAKDRLNGSFSYDSDRRRQIAGKRQRQDDKWEHDLYEDDPQVSSRKVDARDLRLKLQRKVFKNSGTRSFSGVRDLREKLSGTMNPQPMNTDPPKPKVEAAKPARRSIAFGTSAAESTKVANPAPRKKASQKAGPSVDEFLTSLDLEKYSITFQAEEVDMTALVHMTDEDLKALGIPMGPRKKILLALESRV; encoded by the exons ATGTATGCTGATCGAGAGGAAGCTGATAACAAGTTGTCCGCAAAGGACCGCCTCAATGGCAGCTTCAGTTATGACTCTGATCGCCGTAGACAAATAGCCGGAAAGAG GCAGAGACAAGATGACAAGTGGGAGCATGATCTATACGAGGATGATCCTCAAGTTTCAA GTCGGAAAGTCGATGCTCGAGACCTTCGATTGAAGCTCCAAAGGAaagttttcaaaaatagtgGAACTCGATCCTTTTCAGGTGTAAGGGACCTACGCGAAAAGCTATCTGGTACTATGAATCCACAACCAATGAACACTGATCCACCAAAACCGAAAGTGGAGGCTGCCAAACCAGCCAGGAGAAGTATTGCTTTTGGCACCTCTGCAGCGGAGAGTACAAAAGTTGCCAACCCAGCTCCTAGAAAGAAGGCTTCACAGAAG GCTGGTCCATCAGTGGATGAATTTTTGACATCCTTGGATCTTGAAAAATACTCCATCACATTTCAGGCAGAGGAA GTTGATATGACAGCTCTTGTGCACATGACTGATGAGGACCTCAAGGCTCTAGGAATACCGATG